Genomic window (Flavobacterium oreochromis):
TCTTTTTCAGCAGCTGGTAAATGGACTAAAACCTATGATAAAGTAAAGATTTTAGATAAAAAGTGTGTAACTGAACTTTCAGAACTAATGTGTAGTACAGGAGGTAAAATTACCATTTTTAAACATGGTCAAGAAAGTCAAACCAGTAAAGAAGATGTTGCAAAAGCCAATCCAAGTCAACAACATCTGTACAATCCTATTATAAATTTTGAAGAATATCAAGAAGAAACCACAAACAATAGTAACGAAGCTTGGTAATAAAAAAATAGATTTATTATGAAAAAAGGAGTTTCAGTAATGTCTGGAAACGTATCTCCCATAGTAGGTGAAAAATATACCTATCATATAGAAGAATGGTATCCAACTACCCCTACATCGGAAAGACAAGCAGAAAAAGTCACTTGGGAACTGTTCAAGAAAAGAAGTAATGGACAATTTACCACTACTCATATAAAGAAAAAAGGCGATAGTAGTTTTACCTTTGGTGAAGCCTCAATAGGAGAAACCTATCGTTTAGAAGGATACCTACATCAACCCGAAGGAGGAGGATTAATAATAAAACCAAAAGGGAATAGAACCCCTAAAATAGGAAAAATAGACTTACACTACGTAGATGATAACAAAGGTAATATTTTTAGTTTTACGGAAAAACTACGAGCAAAAGCTCATTGTATCAATATGTTGAATAAAGAAGTAATATTTACCCTATGGGAAGACGATGCTAAAGGATCAGGGCATAAAGATTCAAACAAAATAATAGATACCAAAAAATCAAGAGTAAACAAATATGGAGAAGCAGTAGCTGAATTTACCCTTACACAAGCATTAATAAAAAAGCCTTGGAAGGGGAGTCAGATATAAAAGAACTAGAATTTTATGTAACAGTAGAATATTATAAGAAAAAGAAACATGCCAGTGAAAACCTAGAAATAAAAAATCCACATTCCACACCAAGAGAAATAACATCAAGTTCTAGTACACATCAAATAAAAAAAGCCAAAGGCTCACCAGCAGAACAAAAACCAGCGAGTAAAAAAGAAGAAAAAGGATTATTAAGTAGTCTTTCAGATGGTTTTAGCGAAATGTGGGATTGGGCAGAGAGCTTCGGAAAAGCTAAAAGAGATAAGCCCCATACCGTTCAAATTTCAAAAGAAAAAAGTCCAGTATTAGTAGGAATCGATCAGGTAAATAAAAAAGAAGAAAAAAGAAATGATGGCAAATGTCCTAATTGCGATAAAGATATTACAGCCATTGAATTAAAACAAATTTTTACAGATGCTGATCAAGCTACTCTTACAAAAGTAGCTACGATATACTCAAAATATATGAAAGAATTAAATATGAATACCTGCTGGAACAAAGCACATTTCTTTGCTCAAGCACGTATAGAATCTGGATCTGGATTACATGTGAAGAGTGGAGAGAATTTTAATTGGTATTGGAAATCACTAATAAAAGAATTTAGTGCTTTTCAAAGTGAAGAAGGTAAAATTAATGCTAAAAAATGGGGAAGAGAAGAATTAAAACCTGCCCTCCCTGCAGTAACTTTAGAAAATCAGAAAAAAATTGCTAACTGGGCATATAGCCATAAATTTAGTAAAGGTAAAGAATTGGGTAATAGTCAAGAGAATGATGGATGGAATTTTAGGGGGAAAGGATTGTTACAACTAACAGGTAGATCTGCGTATGAATATGCAAATACTTATACTAAGAAAGAAGGAGCTGATATAATTTCTAATCCTGATTTAGTGGTAAGTAATGTTTCTATTGCTGTTTTGTCTTCGATGGCATTTTGGAAGTGGAAAAGTTTAAATACTTCATCAAACTTAACTAAAGATGTTATAAATAAAATTTGCCCTAAAGTTGGTAAAAATACGAGTGTTACTGGGAGGGATGGTAAATGTTCTACTAATCACGAAGAAAAGAAAAAAATATTTGACGGATCAACTTCAGAAGTTTTTAAAATTGATGAATGTAGGTTAGGAAAATCCTTAAATAAAAATAATGAAAAAGGAACCGTAATATTCATTTCAGGAAAAGGGTCTAAATATATATCAAGTTGGCTTGTTTATAAAACTGACGTTTATTTGAATATGACTTTAGATACATTTAAAAAATTAAAAAGAAAAGAGGATTTACCTAATCCAGATTTTACAACTTTCCTTTCTAGAGATGCACATGGTGATAAGGAGAAATATGGAAAGCATTCTGATAAAAGATATGGAACAGGAAATGAGACCCCTCCTGGGGAATATTATTTAATACCAGCTACTCCAGGACAAAGTTATAAAATGTATATCAGTTCTGATGGAAAATCTCCATCAATAAAAGGTCCAGACGGAAATAGAGATGGTGTAGCGATTCATCAATATTCTCCTAAATTTGCGATTGGTTGTTTAACAACAGTTACTGGAAAAGATACTAGTATAGTAAATAAATTACTAAATATTTTAAATGATTTACCCTTAAAGGATGATAAGCCGGTAAGAATTATTCTAGAAGAGAGAAAAGTTAAAGAAGAACAATGGAACAATAACAAAATAGGTACAATAAAATGGACAGGAATATTATAAACTTTTTGAATTTAATAGTAATTACAATAGTAATAATGTCATGCAAAGACAATAATAACAACAATGATATGGTTGAAAAAGATAATAATCAAAAAATTGAATATAGAAATAATACTTTTAAGGATGGAGAAATGCAAGTAAATTTTGAAGAGTTTATAAATAAAAATGCTTCTCTAATTGAAGAAAAAATAATAAAACGTGGATTTATTAAACCAAATTTAAAATTTTTTATAGAAAGAATTAAAGTAGTTTATGGCTGGGATATTGAAAAATACAGAAATGTGATTGTATTGCAAAAAGATTTGATGCCTGAAATAGTTATAAAAGACAAATGTCTAATATATGTAGAAGGAGAAAATGAAGAAATAGAAGGTGAATTACTTTTTCATTATAATCAATTCATAATCAATAATAATTCTGTATCTTTTAATTGGCTTAAAAATCATAGGCCTGATCTATTAATTTCGTTAGTTAAAAATTTTGAT
Coding sequences:
- a CDS encoding glycoside hydrolase family 19 protein; this encodes MEGESDIKELEFYVTVEYYKKKKHASENLEIKNPHSTPREITSSSSTHQIKKAKGSPAEQKPASKKEEKGLLSSLSDGFSEMWDWAESFGKAKRDKPHTVQISKEKSPVLVGIDQVNKKEEKRNDGKCPNCDKDITAIELKQIFTDADQATLTKVATIYSKYMKELNMNTCWNKAHFFAQARIESGSGLHVKSGENFNWYWKSLIKEFSAFQSEEGKINAKKWGREELKPALPAVTLENQKKIANWAYSHKFSKGKELGNSQENDGWNFRGKGLLQLTGRSAYEYANTYTKKEGADIISNPDLVVSNVSIAVLSSMAFWKWKSLNTSSNLTKDVINKICPKVGKNTSVTGRDGKCSTNHEEKKKIFDGSTSEVFKIDECRLGKSLNKNNEKGTVIFISGKGSKYISSWLVYKTDVYLNMTLDTFKKLKRKEDLPNPDFTTFLSRDAHGDKEKYGKHSDKRYGTGNETPPGEYYLIPATPGQSYKMYISSDGKSPSIKGPDGNRDGVAIHQYSPKFAIGCLTTVTGKDTSIVNKLLNILNDLPLKDDKPVRIILEERKVKEEQWNNNKIGTIKWTGIL